The Rhodothermales bacterium genome contains the following window.
TGCATCACGAAGCGGCAGAACGGAATCGTCGTCTCGACGCCGGCCACATCGTACTCGGCGAGGGCGCGGTCCATCCGGTCGATGGCTTCGAGGCGGGTGCGGCCCCACGACGTCAGCTTCGAGATCATGGGGTCGTAGTGGATCGGGATCTCGTCGCCCTGCTCCACGCCCGAGTCGTAGCGGACGCCGAAGCCGGAGGGTGGGGCGTGGCGGAGGAGCGGGCCGGGCGCGGGGAGGAAGCCAGCCGCCACGTCCTCGGCGTAGACCCGGCTCTCGATCGCGTGGCCATGAATCGCGAGGTCGTCCTGCCCGTAGCCGAGTTCTTCGCCCTCGGCGATGCGGATCTGCTCCCACACGAGGTCGAGCCCGGTGATCCACTCGGTGACGGGGTGCTCGACCTGGAGCCGCGTGTTCATCTCGAGGAAGAAGAAGTTCAGCTCGTGGTCGACGAGGAACTCGACCGTCCCGGCGCCGACGTAGCCGCAGGCGCGCGCGGCCTGCACCGCCGCCTCGCCCATCGCCGCCCGCATCTCGGGCGTGAGCACCGACGACGGCGCTTCTTCGACGACCTTCTGGTGCCGCCGCTGGATCGAGCACTCGCGCTCGAAGAGGTGGACGACGTTGCCGTGCGTGTCGGCGAGGATCTGGAACTCGATGTGGCGCGGGCCGAGGAGGTACTTCTCGATGAACACCCGCTCGTCACCGAAGGCGTTGCGCGCCTCGCCCTGCGCCGCCTGTACCGCCCGCTCGATCTCGCTCGCCGACTCGACGACGCGCATCCCTTTGCCGCCGCCGCCGGCCGCCGCTTTGATGAGCACGGGGTAGCCGATCTCGTCGGCCGCCGCGACAGCCTCGGCCACGTCCGCGATCGCGTCGACGGTGCCGGGCGCCATCGGGACCTCAGCTTTCTCCATGATCGCGCGGGCAGCGGTCTTGTCGCCCATCGCGCGGATCGCGTCCGGCGGCGGGCCGATGAACGTGATCCCAGCCTCGGCGCAGGCTTCGGCGAAGCCCGCGTTCTCGGAGAGGAACCCGTAGCCGGGGTGCACCGCGTCGGCGCCCGTCTGCTTCGCGGCCTCCAAGATCCGCTCGGCGACGAGGTACGACTGGTTCGACGGGGCGGGACCGACGAGGACGGCCTCGTCGGCCATCCGCACGTGGAGCGCGCCCGCGTCGGGCTCGGAGTAGACGGCGACGGTGGCGATCCCGCGCTCGCGGCAGGTCCGCATCACGCGGACGGCGATCTCGCCCCGGTTGGCGACGAGGACTTTGCGGATGTGCGTCATTTCGGCGGGGGCGGGCTGAGGGATGGGCTCTGGCACGGTCTCTGTGTTTTCAGACGAGTTGGCAGCGGGTCCGGCCGCCACGAAACCCGGCCGGCCGGTCCAGAAACTTACGGTAGGTGGCGATCACCGATGGCGGAGCGACCCGACTATTACCAGATTCTCGGCCTCGACGAGCACGCCCCGGCCGAGGCGATCAAGAAGGCGTATCGCGCGTGCGCCCGCGCCCATCACCCGGACCGTCACCCCGATGATGCGAAGGCGGCCGAGCGGTTCAAGGGCGTGACGGAGGCGTACGACGTGCTTTCCGATCCGGCCCGCCGCCAGCAGTACGACCTCCTCCGCCAGCACCCGCTCAACACGTTCGGCCGGTTTCCGACCGCCGCCGACTTCGGCCCGCCTCCCGGGCCGACGCCGCGCCGTGCGAGCCTTCAGATCCGGCTCTCGTTCGAGCAGGCGCTGCGCGGCGGCAAAGCGAAGGTCCACCTGCCCGACGGCCGCCCCCTCCACGTCCCCATTCCGCGTGGCGTTCGCGACGGGCTCCGCCTCCGGCTCCGCAACGAGCACCCCGGCGCGTCCGAGCCCGACGCCCTTTTCGTCACGTTCCGCGTCGCCCTGAGCCCCCGGTTCCAGCGCAGCGGCGACCACCTGCTCACGAGGGAAACCATCTCGGTGTTCGACGCCCTCTTCGGCACGGAGCGGCGCATCGAGAACGCCTACGGCCAGCCGGTCGCGCTGCCGATCCCGCCGGGCACGCAGCCGGGCGAGCGGCTCCGCCTGTCCGGGCAGGGCGTTGCGACGGATGCGCACACCGGCGACCTCTTCGTCGACATCGCCGTGACGATCCCCCGCGACCTCACCGACGAACAGCACGAGCGGCTCCGCGCCGCGGCGGAGGAAGCTGGATTGCTGTAATGCTTACGGATTCAGCGCACGTGACAGCGCGAGGTGGAACAGGTCGGCCTCCCCTTGGACCTGTACGAACAGGCTCCGCGCTCCCTTTTTCATGACCCGCACGCCGTTCTGATAGCACTCGGCGCCGAGCAGGGCCGAGTGCTTTAGCTCGATCGGTTTGAGCCGCCCGCCCGCCAGCACGAGACGCCGGTTCGTGACGTACACGGAGCCCGTGTCGAGGCGGCGGAGCGCTTCTTTCGGGACCGAGATGTGGGCGACGCGGTGCGCGTGGAAATCCTTTCGAAAGCTGGACCGGCTCACGCGAAGCCGCGAGTAGTTCAGATCGAACCACGTCGCACCGCCACCGTAATGCCCGATTTCGCCGGTCTGCATCCGCAACGGAAGCTCCACGGCCGGCAGGTCGCCGTGGCGAAGCTGCCAGCGATACGTGGCCCGGTCCATCAACGGCCGCACGTCGCCGGGGATCGCCACGCCGATGCCCGTAGCCAGCGCCTCCAACTCGGCGGCCTCGTCGGCGGAAAGCTCGCCGTCGCACAGAGCGTGGGCGATGCGGCGGAGTAGCTTCGTCCGAGCGGCCTCGTCGAACACGGCTCCGACGTGGTCCGCATCGAGGCCGAGCGTGTGCTGCATCGTGAAGAGCAGGAGCCGTTCCTCCACGCTGAGGCAATCGTCGGTGAGCACATCCGAGACAGTCGCACCGTACGCCTTCCGGTGGACGCCGTCGAGGTCTTTCGCTTCGAGGGCAAGCGTGCGGGCGAGGTGGGCGAGCCGGTCCCGCTCCTCCGCCGTCAGCGCGCCGTCGGCGAGGCAGTGCGTGAGGTAGCGGGCGTAGAGCGCGCGGCGCTCGTCGGCGAAGGCGCGCGTGAGGTCGACGCCGTGGGCCCGCCCGATCCGCTCCCGGCTTTCCGGGCCGAACTCGCGCGGGTGCTCCGCCGCCGCAATCAGGTTGTGGAGCTCGACGTACGCGTTCCGCTCCGGCTCCGCCCCCGTCATCCGATCGAGGAAGCCGGGCGCTTCGTAGTCGAGCAACTCGAACGGGTCCATCGGCGGGGGTAAAAAAAGGGGACGAGCCGCCGAAGCTACTCGTCCCCTCCGTACGGAGTCAACGCAGAGCGCGGCGTTACGCGCTCGCCTCGGCCTTCTGCTGCATCAGCGCGCGCTTTCGGGCGTGCGGGTCGAGGTGGCGCTTGCGTAGGCGGAACGACGCCGGCGTGATCTCGATGAGCTCGTCCTCACGGATGAACTCGATCGCCTCCTCCAGCGACATCCGGCGCGGCGGCGTGAGCTTCTCGAAGTTGTCGGCGCTCGACGCCCGGTGGTTCGTGAGCTTCTTCTCCTTCGTGATGTTCGCCTCGAGGTCCTGGTCGCGG
Protein-coding sequences here:
- the accC gene encoding acetyl-CoA carboxylase biotin carboxylase subunit is translated as MTHIRKVLVANRGEIAVRVMRTCRERGIATVAVYSEPDAGALHVRMADEAVLVGPAPSNQSYLVAERILEAAKQTGADAVHPGYGFLSENAGFAEACAEAGITFIGPPPDAIRAMGDKTAARAIMEKAEVPMAPGTVDAIADVAEAVAAADEIGYPVLIKAAAGGGGKGMRVVESASEIERAVQAAQGEARNAFGDERVFIEKYLLGPRHIEFQILADTHGNVVHLFERECSIQRRHQKVVEEAPSSVLTPEMRAAMGEAAVQAARACGYVGAGTVEFLVDHELNFFFLEMNTRLQVEHPVTEWITGLDLVWEQIRIAEGEELGYGQDDLAIHGHAIESRVYAEDVAAGFLPAPGPLLRHAPPSGFGVRYDSGVEQGDEIPIHYDPMISKLTSWGRTRLEAIDRMDRALAEYDVAGVETTIPFCRFVMQHEAFRSGQFDTGFVKDHFTPDALHPDDPGVERAAAVVAVLFREQRNGQAERSGGGEEPKSGGKEQSRWARRRWQAG
- a CDS encoding DnaJ C-terminal domain-containing protein; this translates as MAERPDYYQILGLDEHAPAEAIKKAYRACARAHHPDRHPDDAKAAERFKGVTEAYDVLSDPARRQQYDLLRQHPLNTFGRFPTAADFGPPPGPTPRRASLQIRLSFEQALRGGKAKVHLPDGRPLHVPIPRGVRDGLRLRLRNEHPGASEPDALFVTFRVALSPRFQRSGDHLLTRETISVFDALFGTERRIENAYGQPVALPIPPGTQPGERLRLSGQGVATDAHTGDLFVDIAVTIPRDLTDEQHERLRAAAEEAGLL